In Kutzneria kofuensis, the DNA window GAGCAGGGTGGCGAAGCGGGTGGCGAAGGCGGAGCGGGACAGCGACGCCACGGCGGCGAGCTCGTCGACGGACCAGTCACGGGCGGGGTCGCGGTGGATGGCGGACAGGACGGGACCGATCGCCGGGTCCATGGCGGCGGTGAGCCAGCCGGGCTGGGCCTGCCGGCCCGAGGCGGCCCAGACGCGAAGGGCCCGGATGAACAGCAGGTCGAGCAGGCGGGCGACCATCACGCGGGAACCGGGCTTGGGGTCGGTGACCTCGGAGAGCATGAGCCGCAGGCTCATGGGCAGCCAGGGCACGTCACCGGAGTCGCCGCGAACGACGATGGCGGCGGGGAGCACGTTGAGCAGGGGATCGGCGACGAGGTGGTCGACGAGGAAGTGACCGGTGACCCAGCCGGCGTCGGTGGCCCGCACGACGTGGGTGTCGCCCCGGGCGAGCAGGGCCATGTCGCCGGGCCCGAGCTCGACCGGATCGTCGGAACGGAACTCGAGGCGAAGTGAGCCGTGCTCGACTATGTGCAGCATCCGCGATCCGGCGGGGTGGCGGTCACGGCGCGGGCGGTCGGTGGCGGAGCGGACGATCTCGCCGCCCTGCAGGTGCACGGCCTGGAGTAGGTCCGACAGCGCGTCGGCTGGAGGAACGGCAAAGTTGTCCGGCTTCTCAGGCATGTTTCTTGTCCAATCCTCCTCGTAGCCTGCACGAGTCCACCCGATTCGAACGCAGGAGGCAACCCGACATGTCCACCAAGCCGACGGTGCTGCTGGTGCACGGCTTCTGGGGCGGCGCGGCCCACTGGGCGAAGGTGATCGTGGAGCTGCGCCGCCGCGGCTACGACTCGCTGCGAGCGGTGGAGAACCCGCTGACCTCGCTGGCCGACGACGCGGCCCGCACCCAGCAGATGATCAAGCAGGTGGACGGGCCGGTGCTGCTGGTCGGCCACTCCTACGGCGGCGCGGTGATCACGGAGGCGGGCGACCTGCCGAACGTGGTCGGCCTGGTCTACGTCGCCGCCTTCGCGCCGGACAAGGGGGAGAGCCTGGCCTCGATCGGCGAGGTGCAGCCGACCCCGGGCGGCGCGAACGTGGCCCCGGACTCGGACGGCTACCTGTGGATCCCGCAGGACAAGTTCCACGAGAGCTTCTGCCAGGACCTGCCGGAGGACGAGGCGCTGGTCATGGCCGTCACCCAGAAGGCCCCGCAGGGCGCGGCCTTCGTGGCCCCGGCGGGCGACCCGGCCTGGCGGGTCAAGCCGGCCTGGTACCAGGTGTCCACCGAGGACCGGATGATCCACCCGTACAACCAGCGCCGGATGGCGGCCCGGATGGACCCGCGCAAGGTGGTCGAGCTGACGTCCGGCCACGCCTCGCTGGCCTCGCAGCCGGTGGCGATCGCCGACCTGATCGACGAGGCCGCCGGCGCTTGACCTCAAGATTGGTCGAAGTTTGACACTGGGGGCATGAGAGCGATCAAGGCGAGTCGGTTCGGTCCGCCGAACGTGCTGGAACTGGCCGAGCTTCCGGCGCCGCAGCAGGCGGCCGGCCAGTTCCGGGTGGACGTGGACCTGGTGGGGGTGGGCTGGCTCGACACCCGGATCCGCAGCGGCAACGGCCCGGAGTTCTTCGCGGTGACGCCGCCGTACGTGCCGGGCGGCGCGGTGGCCGGTGTGGTGACCGCGATCGGACCGGAGGTGGACCACTCATGGTTGGGCGCCAGGGTGATCACCCGAGCGACGGGCGGCGGTTACGCGGAGGTGGTGTTGGCGGCGCCGGAGGCTTCCTACGTCGTGCCGGCGGGCCTGGAGCTACGGGATGCCTTGGCGTTGCTCGACGATGGCAGCACCGCACTCGCCCTACTGGAGCGAACTCCCGTTCGTGACGGGGACAGGGTGCTCGTGGCGCCGGGCGTGGGCGGCCTGGGCAGCCTGTTGGTGCAACTGGCCGGCGCGGCGGGAGCGACGGTCATCGCGGCGGTCCGCGGCGAGGAAAAGGCCGCCATTGCCCGGAAGTTGGGCGCACAGGCGGTGGACTACTCAGACCCGGACTGGGCGCGAACCCTGAGCGACCTGGACGTGGTGTTCGACGGGATCGGCGGCGTGCTGGGGGCGTCGTTCCCGGCGTTGCTCTCCGACGGTGGCCGGTTCTCCGCCTACGGCATGGCCGGCGGCGCGGAGACCGTGGTAGGGGAGGCGGATCGGCAGCGGCTGAGCGTCGTGGGCATGTCGCAGCTGCCGGAGTTCTGGGCGGACACGCCCCGCCGGGTACGGCAGGTGCTCGACGAGGCGGCGGCCGGTCGGCTGACGCCGATCATTGGCCGCATCTACCCGCTTGAGCAGGCCGCGGCCGCCCATTCGGACATAGAATCACGGCGTTTCCTGGGCAAGCTGCTGCTGCAGACGTGAGGACGGCGCACTTTCCGGTTACGGTGACCGGTGATGCGCCGGGAAGCCGAGCGGGTGGAAGCAGCCTTCGTGACGGAATGCCTGTCCGAGGGCATAACGCTGCGCCGTCTGGCCGGCGGCGTGGTGGCCGAGGCGCCGGACGATCCGGGGCACTTCTGGACCCGTGCGTTCGGCTTCGACCGGCAGCTGACGGACGACGAGCTGCTGGCGATCCTGGACTTCCACCAGGGCGTCGGCGAGTTGCAGTTGGCGCCGTGGGCGCTGCCGCCGAGCTGGGAGGAGATCCGCGAGGCGAACGGGCTGGTCGAGACGCAGCCGTGGGTGAAGCTGGGCTGCGAGATCGGGGAAGTCCGGCACAGCGACGACACGGCGTTCTCGATCACGGAAATCGGCCCGGGCCGGGCGGGGGACTGGGCGGCGGTGATCGCGAGCGGCTTCGGGATCGCGGCGCATCTCGTGAAGGTGCTGACCCGATCGGTCGGACGTCCCGACGCGCGGCACTTCGTGGCGTGGGACGGGGCGCAGGCGGTCGGGGCGGCATGCCTTTACCGGCAAGGGGATCTGGGCTATCTGACGACTGCGGCGACGCTCGCGTCACATCGGAACCGGGGCATCCAGTCGGCGCTCATCACCCGCCGCGCCAAGGAAGCGGCGGCGGATGGGTGCCGTAACCTCGTGGCGGAGACGGGAAAGCCGGCCCCCGGTCGGAAGAACTCGTCGTTCGGCAACCTGACCAGGGCCGGCCTCCGACCGCTCCACGAACGTCGCAGCTTTCAGTCGGACAGCAGGTAGAACGCCCACTTGTCGGCGCCGATGGGCAGCATCTCGACGCCTCGGAAGCCGGCTTCCGAGGCGTAGTGCCGCAGCGTCTCGGGGCGCATGACGGTGCCGGTGGCAGCGGAATCCGGCACGCCCATGGCGTCGGGCAGGCAGGAGATGACACTCCAGCCGTAGAGGTACTGCTCGCGCTGAGAGGCGGGCGCAGCGGGCTCGGGGTCGGTCCGTTCGTCGATGACGAGCACGAAACCGTCGTCGGCCAAGGACTCCCGGGCCGCGCTGAGCACGGCCACCGGGTACGCCATGTCGTGCAGGGCCTCGATGATTGTGACCAGGTCGTACGGCCCGTCGAGCCCGGTGGCGGCATCGGCGGCGGAGAACCGCACCCGGTCGGCCACGCCCGATTCCTCGGCGCTCCTCGTCGCGGACTCGATGGCCCGCTCGTCGAGGTCCAGGCCGTGCACGGTGATCTCCGGATACGCCTGCGCCATCGCGATGCTGGACCAGCCGAGGCCGCAGGCGATGTCGGCAACCCGGGCCGAAGTGGACAGTCGCTTGTGGACTGACGGAATGGCCGGCAACCACGAGGAGCCCAGCAGGTTCATGAACACCGGCCGGTTGGACGGCCAGCGCCCCTCCGGCTCCCAGGTCATCGGCGCCGGCGCGCCACCGGTCCGGAACGCGTCGACGACGTCGCCGAGCCGTCGGGCGGCGCGCACGAGTTCGATGCTCATCGACGTGCCGAACAGCAGACTCGAGGCGTCGGCGAGCACCGGGACATGGCCCGCGGGCACCAGGTATCTCCCCGGCTCGACGACCTCGACCAGCCCGGCGGCGGCGTGGTGTTCGAGCCATTCGCGGGCGTACCGCTCGGCGGTTCCGGTGCGCTGGGCCAGCTCCGACGACGTCAGCGGGCCGCCGTCCGCGAGCGCCCGGTAGTAGCCGAGGCGTTCGCCGATGTACATCGTGTACAGCTCCAGCGCGCCGACGGCGTTCTGGAAGATCCGGGCGGACAGGTCGGTCGGCTCCATGCCGTCCACCCTGCCAGATCCGGTCAGGACAGGTACTTCACCGCGACCTTCAACACGATGATGAGTGCCCCGACGAGCGCGCTGATGAAGCCGATGCCGACGCTGGCGCCGGTGGAGTGGCCGTTGCGGCCGGCGGCGAGCAGGCCCCAGCCGAACATCAGCGCCACCGCGGCGCCCAGCGAGGTCCACACCGCGGTGTCGAGCGGCGCGCCGGCGGCGGTCATGATCAGCAGCACCACCAGCGGCAGCACGGCGTTCTCGACGATGGAGAACTCCTCGGCCAGCGAGTGTCGCAGGCCGCGCAGCCACGACGGGGAATCGCCGGCGATCCCGTCCCCCAGGAAGTGCGCGTACGAGAACGCGATCCAGTAGACGATCAGCGTCGCGGGCACGGCGACGACCGTCATGACGAGCTTGGTCTGCTCCTGGACGGTGGCGATCAGGGCCGCGCAGATGGCGGTCCCGTGCACGGCGCCGGCCGCGTTGTGGGCGGGCTCGACAACGTGCGCGACGATCTTCAGCCAGCGGGGCATGGCTGCAGAACCTAACAGGTACAGGATGCTCCATGGCTTCAGTGCGAATTAAAGTCGAACCACCTGAACAGCGATGGGTCGTGGAACGCCACCACGCGGCTGACCTGAAATCCGTTCAGCGCCAGCACGGTGATGCCGTGCTCGTGTCCGTCCACATAGGTGCCGAAGGCGGGCTGGCCGTTCGCGCGGGTGGGGAGCAGCCGCCACGAACCGGCGCGAACCACCCGTCCGAGGAACGTGCCGACGGCGTGCCGACCGGCGAACCAGGTGCGGTGCGGCGGCATCTCCAGCGTGACGTCCTCGGCGAGCAGCCGGGTGAGCAGCTCGGGGTCGGAGTTCTCGAAGGCCGCGGCGAACTGGTCCAGCACGGCTCGCTGCGTGGCATCGTCGGGCTCCACGGTCGATTCCTCGGCCGGTGACACGGCGGCGAGCTGCGTGCGGGCTCGCTGCAGCAGGCTGTTCACGGCGGCTACGGACGTCCCGAGCAGGTCGGCGACCTCGGCCGCCGGCCAGGCCAGCACGTCACGCAGGAGCAGCACGGCGCGCTGCCGTGCTGACAGGTGCTGCATGGCGGCGACGAGCGCCAGCCGCACGCTGCCCCGCGAGGCGACGACGGCGGCCGGGTCGGTGATCAAGGCGTCCGGCACTGGTTGCAGCCACGGCACCTCCGGGCTGTGCACCAACGGCGCGTCGGGTTCGAACGTGGCGGCGCCGAGCCCGGACGGCAGTGGCCGCCGGCCCCGGCGTTCGAGGGCGGTCAGGCAGACGTTGGTGGCGATCCGGTACAGCCAGGTGCGCAGCGACGCCCGTCCCGAGTCGAAGTCGTCGCGGGCCCGCCACGCCCGCAGCATCGTCTCCTGCACGAGGTCCTCCGCGTCCAGCACGGAGCCGGTCATCCGGTAGCAGTGGGCCAGCAGCTCGCGCCGGTGGGCATCGAGATCGATCGTCACGGAGGACATACTCGCGGGCGGCCCGGAAGTCATCGCGATGAGTGCCGGCGGCCGGCCGAGTAGGTACTGGCGAACCCTGACAACCGGGAGGAACCAGTGAACAGGGCAGTGATGATCCGCTACCGGACCAGGCCGGAGGCGGCCGAGGAGAACCAGCGGCTGGTCGAGGCCGTCTACCGGGAGCTCGAC includes these proteins:
- a CDS encoding AraC family transcriptional regulator — encoded protein: MPEKPDNFAVPPADALSDLLQAVHLQGGEIVRSATDRPRRDRHPAGSRMLHIVEHGSLRLEFRSDDPVELGPGDMALLARGDTHVVRATDAGWVTGHFLVDHLVADPLLNVLPAAIVVRGDSGDVPWLPMSLRLMLSEVTDPKPGSRVMVARLLDLLFIRALRVWAASGRQAQPGWLTAAMDPAIGPVLSAIHRDPARDWSVDELAAVASLSRSAFATRFATLLGQPPGAYVQRQRLERAAHLLDSTTESVGRIAARVGYASEAAFSRAFTRAFGDSPRTWRKTTPPTP
- a CDS encoding alpha/beta hydrolase, translating into MSTKPTVLLVHGFWGGAAHWAKVIVELRRRGYDSLRAVENPLTSLADDAARTQQMIKQVDGPVLLVGHSYGGAVITEAGDLPNVVGLVYVAAFAPDKGESLASIGEVQPTPGGANVAPDSDGYLWIPQDKFHESFCQDLPEDEALVMAVTQKAPQGAAFVAPAGDPAWRVKPAWYQVSTEDRMIHPYNQRRMAARMDPRKVVELTSGHASLASQPVAIADLIDEAAGA
- a CDS encoding zinc-binding dehydrogenase, which gives rise to MRAIKASRFGPPNVLELAELPAPQQAAGQFRVDVDLVGVGWLDTRIRSGNGPEFFAVTPPYVPGGAVAGVVTAIGPEVDHSWLGARVITRATGGGYAEVVLAAPEASYVVPAGLELRDALALLDDGSTALALLERTPVRDGDRVLVAPGVGGLGSLLVQLAGAAGATVIAAVRGEEKAAIARKLGAQAVDYSDPDWARTLSDLDVVFDGIGGVLGASFPALLSDGGRFSAYGMAGGAETVVGEADRQRLSVVGMSQLPEFWADTPRRVRQVLDEAAAGRLTPIIGRIYPLEQAAAAHSDIESRRFLGKLLLQT
- a CDS encoding GNAT family N-acetyltransferase; its protein translation is MRREAERVEAAFVTECLSEGITLRRLAGGVVAEAPDDPGHFWTRAFGFDRQLTDDELLAILDFHQGVGELQLAPWALPPSWEEIREANGLVETQPWVKLGCEIGEVRHSDDTAFSITEIGPGRAGDWAAVIASGFGIAAHLVKVLTRSVGRPDARHFVAWDGAQAVGAACLYRQGDLGYLTTAATLASHRNRGIQSALITRRAKEAAADGCRNLVAETGKPAPGRKNSSFGNLTRAGLRPLHERRSFQSDSR
- a CDS encoding methyltransferase domain-containing protein, with protein sequence MEPTDLSARIFQNAVGALELYTMYIGERLGYYRALADGGPLTSSELAQRTGTAERYAREWLEHHAAAGLVEVVEPGRYLVPAGHVPVLADASSLLFGTSMSIELVRAARRLGDVVDAFRTGGAPAPMTWEPEGRWPSNRPVFMNLLGSSWLPAIPSVHKRLSTSARVADIACGLGWSSIAMAQAYPEITVHGLDLDERAIESATRSAEESGVADRVRFSAADAATGLDGPYDLVTIIEALHDMAYPVAVLSAARESLADDGFVLVIDERTDPEPAAPASQREQYLYGWSVISCLPDAMGVPDSAATGTVMRPETLRHYASEAGFRGVEMLPIGADKWAFYLLSD
- a CDS encoding sigma-70 family RNA polymerase sigma factor, whose protein sequence is MSSVTIDLDAHRRELLAHCYRMTGSVLDAEDLVQETMLRAWRARDDFDSGRASLRTWLYRIATNVCLTALERRGRRPLPSGLGAATFEPDAPLVHSPEVPWLQPVPDALITDPAAVVASRGSVRLALVAAMQHLSARQRAVLLLRDVLAWPAAEVADLLGTSVAAVNSLLQRARTQLAAVSPAEESTVEPDDATQRAVLDQFAAAFENSDPELLTRLLAEDVTLEMPPHRTWFAGRHAVGTFLGRVVRAGSWRLLPTRANGQPAFGTYVDGHEHGITVLALNGFQVSRVVAFHDPSLFRWFDFNSH